DNA sequence from the Liolophura sinensis isolate JHLJ2023 chromosome 1, CUHK_Ljap_v2, whole genome shotgun sequence genome:
GCTGTGGTAAAAGACCAGTGAGTTGTGTTATAAAGGACCAAAGTCAGCtgtggcaaaaaaaaacatagtgaACTGTGGTAAAAGACCAGTGTGAGTTGTGGCAAATAACCAGTGTGAGCTGTGGTAAAAGACCAGTGTGAGTTGTGGCAAATAACCAGTGTGAGCTGTGGTAAAAGACCAGTGTGAGTGATTTGTGGCAAATAACCAGTGTGAGTTGTGGCAAATAACCAGTGTGAGTTGTGGCAAATAACCAGTGTGAGCTGTGGTAAAAGACCAGTGTGAGTTGTGGCAAATAACCAGTGTGAGCTGTGGTAAAAGACCGGTGTGAGTTGTGGCAAATAACCAGTGTGAGCTGTGGTAAAAGACCAGTGTGAGTTGTGGCAAATAACCAGTGTGAGCTGTGGTAAAAGACCAGTGTGAGTTGTGGCAAATAACCAGTGTGAGCTGTGGTAAAAGACCAGTGTGAGTTGTGGCAAATAACCAGTGTGAGCTGTGGTAAAAGACCAGTGTGAGTTGTGGCAAATAACCAGTGTGAGCTGTGGTAAAAGACCAGTGTGAGTTGTGGCAAATAACCAGTGTGAGCTGTGGTAAAAGACCAGTGTGAGTTGTGGCAAATAACCAGTGTGAGCTATGGTAAAAGACCAGTGTGAGTTGTGGCAAATAACCAGTGTGAGTTGTGGCAAATAACCAGTGTGAGCTGTGGTAAAAGACCAGTGTGAGTTGTGGCAAATAACCAGTGTGAGCTGTGGTAAAAGACCAGTGTGACTTGTGGCAAATAACCAGTGTGAGCTGTGGTAAAAGACCAGTGTGAGTTGTGGCAAATAACCAGTGTGAGCTGTGGTAAAAGACTGGTGTGAGTTGTGGCAAATAACCAGTGTGAGCTGTGGTAAAAGACCAGTGTGAGTTGTGGCAAATAACCAGTGTGAGCTGTGGTAAAAGACCAGTGTGAGTTGTGGCAAATAACCAGTGTGAGCTGTGGTAAAAGACCAGTGTGGGTTGTGGCAAATAACCAGTGTGAGCTGTGGTAAAAGACCAGTGAGTTGTGTAATAAAGGACCATAGTCAGCTGTGGCAAAAAACCAGAGTGAACTGTGTTGAAAGACCAGAGTGAGTTGTGGTAAAAGATCAGACCGAGCTGTGTTCAAAGATCAGACCGAGCTGTGGTCAAAGATCAGAGCGAGTTGGGTTCAAAGATCAGAGCGAGCTGTGTCTACCTATAATCACTGGAGAGTTAATGGTCTGTTCCTTCTTATTCCAAGCCTCCATGGGAACTTTTGGGATGACTATACCTGTGAACAGATTAACCTGGTAAGTCCCTCTTAAAACATTAGGAAGGTAATGTATATAGCAACAATAATTATTCGTCAATATCTCAAACAGAAATGCATGTGAGTAACAACTCGTTGTCGACGGGCATCTTGTTTATGAACTGAACTTCACAACTCAGATATCATCTCTGTTTAAAAAACATGAAGGTCAGAATCAATTCTCTTTAAGGTGATCGTCGTAACagcatgaatgaaatattcttgagaatatGCCACAACACCAAAGAATAAGATCGTATGATACACATTCAAATGGTTTCAAGATACTGCAGTAAATACGACACGTGATGCTCTATAGATATTGTTGATCATCTTAAAAGTCTTGGCCCGCTAGCGTAAAGACCTATGTAACAGCGTTATGTAAACGCAGAGTTGTTTCCCCTTGCTTTCCATAATGAAAATCCGACTGCCGTCTTTACGAAAACGCCTTTACAAATCAACGTCGCCCTCGCTACCATTAAAACTGCATATTCAGTCCTGCGTGAAACAAAGAAGGAAATAAATCAATGGAGGACTAGAAGTTTGAAAATGTCTTACCATCTACTATAGCCAATGGTccatcaaaaatgtttttcacagGCAAGTCAAACAAATCAGCCATTGCCCAGAAGGGATACTCATGCCACGGGACAGCTTTCAATACCTGACTCGGCTTGAGATTTCGCAAGCACGTGGTATTTGAACAACCAGTATTCCTTAAGAATTTCTCATTGGCCTTTTCAGCTTGTTCTAACGTACTGTTGAGGATGGGAGAGCCACTCATGATCCAGGCGGCCTGGAACAAACCCTTAGCCATGGGAGACGCCAACAAGGCATAAACACTGGTTCCTCCAGAGCTCTGCCCAAATATAGTGACCTGTGTAACAGAGAGCAGCCAAAAATATGGAGAACTGAAAATGAGTACATGAATACCACACTGTTAATGGCTATCCGGCTACAGCTACTTTCTAAAAGTGAAACGAAGGTTAACATTTAAGGTTTTCAGATGGCTGTGTGAAAGTCTTCACATCTTTGAATCTCGATATAAAAAAGTGGGATACATTTTTATCAGAATAGTACCCAGTATGCAAATTTGAACACACATCTTAACTCGGTGATCCCAATATGTGATAGCATATCCCTCTGTCACATTGACAAAATGTCCTTCAAACACACTGAAACAATGTCCTTCACACACGGACACAATGTCCTTCAGACACACGGACACAATATCCTTCAAACACACTGACACAATGTCCTTCACACACGGACACAATGTCCTCCAGACACACGGACACAATGTCCTTCAGACACACGGACACAATGTCCTTCGGACACATTGACACAATGTCCTTCAGACACACGGACACAATGTCCTTCGAATACGTTGACACAATGTCCTTTAGATACACGGACACAATGTCCTTCAGACACATTGACACAATGTCTTTCAGACACACGGACACAATGTCTTTCAGACACACGGACACAATGTCCTTGAGGCAACTACCATTGTTATAGTTGTAAAAACTTCCAATCgtgggaccgattccacaaagccgtttctgacttaagtcaaaatttaaaatgccaTGTTAAAGCTTATTTGTGGGATttggaaatttaaattttgtccacctctcCAAGGtcatcttaagacaaatgtgtcaaattttaGCTTTTATTACCAAAACCTAAGCACTGTGAGGTGGTTTTCAATTTTGCCTTAAGTCAAAATTGgatttgtggaatcggcccctagTGTTTTAAACTCACAACTCTATTCGTTCACCTTGCTAGGATCGCCTCCAAACTGGGCTATGTTAGCCTTCACCCATTCTAATGCCAGTATCTGATCCCTAAAGCCGTAGTTCCCAGACGTTTTCCTCTCGTGTTCTCGAGACAGCATGTTCAGGGCCATAAACCCGAAGGCGTTCAACCGATAGTTCATACTGACATACACCATGTTGGTTTCCTTAGTAACCTCTTCATTGGGACAGTAAGACTCCGTATTTCCGTCCATTGCCAATAGGTAGCCGCCGTGGATCCAGACCATCACCGGCAATTTTTCTTCACTTGTCAACTCTGGCGTCCACACGTTAATGTAGAGACAGTCTTCTGAGCCATTGTGAATGGAAAAGTTTAATAGATTAGGCTGAAAACACATGCTGCCAAACTTGGTGGCATGGTAAGTGGAGTTGTTGCACCGAGAAGAGCTATTGTCGATGGCAACTGGGGGCTTCCAGCGAAGGCCTCCAACTGGCGGCTCTGCGTAAGGAATCCCTTTGAACACGAAGACACCTTTAGATCTCTCTCCCTGTACCTTGAAGCAATCGAGCTGAACAACAGGAGGGAGACCATGGTCTGGTTTGTACAGAAGTGCTACAGCAATAGCAACAGCAATAGCAATCAATGCTATAATGAACAGACATAAGCAAACTAGAGTTTTTTTGCTGGCAGATTTCAGGCAAGAACAACACTCGCTTTTGGGTTGCCCTGGGTTAGGAAGTTCTAAGTCCTTGTCATTTTCGGACGAGGACACGGGGCTGTATACTTTTCTAGAACCCGCAGACATGGCGTCTTCTTGGTCAGCTTCACAACGTCGACTTGGTTACCTGCAagacatgacaaaatgtgacaataTCAGCATGTTTGGATAGAACAGTCCTATTGATACAAAGGTGGAAAAGGAAAATTGCCGCGTGACCAATAGTGAACTTCACAGTAGCCTGTGTAGTTGGAAATTCACCGGTATGCTGGAAATAAAGTGTCTTGATTACCGCTAAAAACAAACGGAGCTTCGGTGGTGTACTGTGAGttttgatttttaaatattaacatcTGTAGTTAGGTGAAACGTTGTATGCATACTAAAGAGCTGAAAGATACACATCGATCTTTCgactttcaaaaattttactcacaaattaaagacatttatttatttagcttcCCGTTCGCCATTCTCCATGTCAGTTTAATGCTTTTACCGCGGTTAGGTTTATTGCTGGAGGGTGGATCCCGAATGAGAACACTACACCtcagcagatacctgacaaacgtcCTGACTTAAGACTGCAGTCAAGCAATATGGATTTCGATTCGAACACTAAGATCACTGAGACACCATTTAGATCACTGAGACATCACTTAAATCACTGAGACATCATTTAGATAAATGAGATATGatttagtttaatgatacaTCATTTAGAGCACGGAGACATCACATAGATGGCTGAGACATCATTTAGATCACTGAGACATCACTTAAATCACTGAGACATCATTTAGATAAATGAGATATGATTTAGTTTAATGGTACATCATTTAGAGCACGGAGACATCACATAGATGGCTGAGACATCATTTAGATCACTGAGACATCATTTAGATCAATGAGACATCACTTAAATCACTGAAACATCACTTAGATCACCGAGACATCATTTAGATCAATGAGATATGATTGAAATCAATAAGACATCATTTCGATCACGGAGACATCATTTAGATCGCTGACAGAGACATCATTTAGATCGCTGAGACGTCATTTAGATCACTAAGATATCATTTAACCTGCGCCTAATGACATCTTGCTTTATGAAATACTTTTACAAGCAGTTATCAAATAGTTAGTTGAGTCAGTTATTTTTTCTCTGTCTCTTGTTTATACGGATTCCCATCGTAAACAGATCTTTCAAATTTTCACTGATGTAATGAGTTGAAGATAATGTTTTATATGGACAGAAGGTATGGATCTATGTGTGTTATTCGTAATGACCTCAAACTTTCTTactccgtcctgcaacaaggaggcacattggatgcagtctaaggattccttcgtcgtcatattgttaagtacgacgttaaaccccaagcactcactcactcactcattcacacTTTCTTTTTGATACCATCTCATTTATCCCccattcaaagaaaaaaattaatttgcaaTTTCTTGCGAGGAATTGTTTTGTGAAGAAGATCAACAAGACAACGGACACACATAATTCTGTGTGATAAATCTTACGGcgatacatgtaatgtttttcaTGAGGCGTCCCTTCGGCATTGTGCTTTGAACggcactgtttacatgtataactattATCAGTGTTTTCAAGAATCTTGCTGCTACTTTATGAGACAGATTTAAGTGTACTCTGTCACTTAAGAAGTGTGTAGCTAGTGTAGTTTCAGGCCTCCAAAGGTAACACACAGTAAAGTGAAAAGTTCACACTTTTTCTCCTGGGAAACATAACTACAAGCAGAACAGACTCCGTTATTACAGACTGCTCTTTTCTCTGCGTTCAGAACGTAGTTCGGCTGTGTGGAGATTTGGAAAGGAGTTTTCAACTTCAAGGTAGTTACGGTTAACACGGGATGTGGTATAGCGCGCAAACATTCTCACAATGCAAAGTGTTATTTGCATAAGATATCGCCGGCTGGGATTAGAGAGGCGATTCAAGCGACATGTGACCTACATAGGAATAAAAGACATATACTCAGAATATTCTCCAAGTAAAGGAGTTGGCCCTGCGGGGAGTATATATTTTCGCCGACTATAATAATATAATGCAAACTTAGCAGTACAGTAGCTATAACGGCATTTTTGTAACCCTGTGCCTGGATCGCCCGGCAGTGTTTTAAAAGTTACATGCTTGTGTGCTTATACATGCACTATATGGAGACATGTACCCATTTTGCATCAATTTGTATGTTTAGCACCGCCTATAATTGCCTGTTTTGGTGATACATGGTGGCATTTTCCTTATTATATTCAAAAATATCCGCCTTGTACATTAGCATATATATCTAGAATTACACAGGAAAGCCTACACCGGTACTTAATGAATACAGTTTTTTGCAAGAGCAAAACCAACAAAGCTTAAAGCCTACTTAATAATTACAGTTTCTGCGAGAGCATTAGTTTACAGAGGATAAATCCTACTTAATAATTACAGTTTCTGCGAGAAGCAATAGTCTACACACAATAAATCCTACTTAATAATTACAGTTTCTGCGAGAGCAATAGTCTACAGAGGATAAATCCTACTTAATAATTACAGTTTCTGCGAGAGCAATAGTCCTACAGAGGATAAATCCTGCTTAATAATTACAGTTTCTGCAGAGCAATAGTCTACAGAGGATAAATCCTACTTAATAATTACAGTTTCTGCGAGAGCAATAGTCTACAGAGGATAAATCCTGCTTAATAATTACAGTTTCTGCAGAGCAATAGTCTACAGAGGATAAATCCTAGTCAATAAACAGTTGGAAAGAAGTGGAAAATTAACCGCTGACTAAGTTGTATATAGACACAGAGCTAGTGTGAATGATAGACATGCATATACTCTGGAGAACTCCAAACTTGCATTGCTATGTGTTTTTGCTCATCCAAGGACGAGATTGATAATATAGTAGCCTTATAGTAGCGTTATATACTTCATATTCGGTTTATACTCACCGAAAGATTAAGGCTTGAACTAAAATGCAGGCTAGTACAACACACGCCGAACTCTTCCACGCTGTGGAGAGGATCATTGGCTTGGGGATCCAGGTCGGCCGCAGACGCTCGTATAGACTTCTTTTCTCTTGAATGACTACACGTAAAGTGATACTGAACATTGTGCTTATGTACTGGTCCCACACAAATTTAGCCTAGGGCGTAGACACAGTACTGGGGTGCATGATTTATTACAAGAGCTACTCAAAAAGCCTAAAAATGCCTATATGTATAGACCTGTATTAAGTTCGCGCTACTCGTTTATTATGCATAGCTAGAGCTAAAAGTCGCCAGAGACGAAGGCAAGCGCAAAGCCTAGTAAACATATTTGCACGAATTATTCAAAGCAAACCGTTGAGAAGGTGTACATGACAGAATGCACATTTGTCTGTCATAGGCGTTAAAATCGTAtaccctacatgtatgcatttagtCACTGTACTTTCTGTGCATATAACACATGCATATAACACATGCACTTAGACACCTCACGTAAGCGCGTGATAAGTCCACTTACACAGCTCACGTAAGTGTGTGATACGTCTTCTTACACACACATCACGTAAGTCTGTGACACTTCCACTTTACACACGTCACGTAAGCGTGTGACACGTCCACCTTACACTTTATACCCTAACATGCTGTTAAACTGTCAGAGAGACGACACAGTATACTGTGTTATTGCGACAAACTCTCCTGTTACATATGACATAATTATTCTGTTACTCcaacataatatttttcttggtgtatttatttatttatttgattggtgttttacgctgtactcaagaatatttcacttatacgacggcggccagcattatggtgagtggaaaccgggcagagcccgggggaaacccacgaccatccgcaggttgctggaagaccttcccacgtacggccggagaggaagccagcacgagctggacttgaactcacagcgaccgcattggtgagagattcctgggtcattacgctgcgctagcgcgctaaccaactgagtcacggaggccccttttctTGGTGTAAGGATGTTGCCAGTAATATTATGTTGCAATGACATAATCTAATTTGGCACCACTCAGAAAACATAGCATGTAAATTTGAAAAGTTAGTTTTTAGCGTTTATGGAATATACATACTGATCACATGCTTTATGTAATGCATTAATAAGTTAAAGATTTTCTGTCCCAAGGAttacatttcagtcatattgtaGTGACAATAGATTATTTTATGTATCTCCCAGCTCTTAGTGTTGTACGATTATACGATGTTATACGATGTATAATTTTGTATAATTATATGACGTACAAACTTGTTCTGTCAGGTACACTTTCATAACGGTTTGCTTCGTATTATTCATGcaaatatgttttcatgttaaaaaaattatttgcgTTTGCTTCTGTCTCTGGTGACTTTGAGGTCTAGCTACGCATAATAAATGAGTAGCGCAAACTTTAACACGGGTCTAGGCATACATGCTATTGAGAAGCTACTGTACACAGCCATGCACACAGATAGACGGTTTGACAGACTTTTAACGTTCAAGTGAAGTAGTCATACTTTGTCTGACAAATATATATGGCTTCGTTTTAATCTGATACCTCCAACGTTTAAGCTGGACCCATTTTAAGGGTCCTTTAAAGGGGGCCAGGGGCCACATGCAATGGATGCCGCCTGGCAGAAATCCACTCCTGGGTATTCCTGGGCAATTTAAGTGGCTAAATGTCTAAATAGCTCTGCACTCAGATATTGGTTCCTCGTTCGTTTGGACTCAAGGCCCTGGGCTCCTGATCTATACAAGCCATCATGCACGCACTATATATAGTACTAAAAtgttcaattacatgtacgtccCAGATAGGGTTTTAAAGTCATGCTAGTTTTGGGTTCAAACTTCATGTCTGGGTTTATAgcctacatatgtgtatgttagGAACCCAGCAAATACCGGTAAGGGGCCTACCTATATGGCCTGTAGTGATCCAAGAGAGACCATAATTTCCttctaaatataagcgtcaagtccgacattcctataccattcgtagtccgtaaagggcgttccaagtcgataatcgcaagatccatttccacaacaacgtttaacattaACTCCCGAAgataaaggtatgtaagaaattatacaaatatacaaataaaatgttattagCCCCGTCAGTTCATATATTAGCAGAAAGTGCAACACAACTGTACTATATTGTGGTGTGCTTTCATTTCACCAAGAGATCTACAACATTGTTACTTATACAATTTGATTAAACAGTGGCTGTTAAGTGGTCACGTGATGTACTTATTACTGCGTTATGTTGATCAAGAAGAAATACGTATAGCTAGCACAATTATTTTGGTCTCCATGAATATGTTGCAGATAATGACCAGCGCTTTAATAAACTCTGTTGTGGACGACCGCCATTTTACTTCACAGAGAGAGGCGTCGTCTGACTTGTTGACGTAAGGCGTTTCCCTAAGTACACGGTAGGTTGATAGATCTAGTTGAGATCCCTATataaaaggatacatgaaacgtcttttttttctttctattaaTACGGAATACTTGATCagtgtggcctaacatataaagaCCATAAAAAAGGCTTCTCACTTTTCTTGTTggggcgtaaaaatggctttaaatacAGATTTCCAGTCAGgtaattaagtagcctgctgttgTGACATCATTGTTGAAAGATGTCATCACAACTTCGTTGCGGAAGAGAGCGGGTCCCAGTATATTCATCCATGACGTCATTATTTCCGACCACTGGCGGCTATcaagaagtataaaatatatgcCTCAGTATATTTTATGGCacaaatttcttcattttcttgtaaGCCATATAGGCCTATTCT
Encoded proteins:
- the LOC135482170 gene encoding para-nitrobenzyl esterase-like — translated: MSAGSRKVYSPVSSSENDKDLELPNPGQPKSECCSCLKSASKKTLVCLCLFIIALIAIAVAIAVALLYKPDHGLPPVVQLDCFKVQGERSKGVFVFKGIPYAEPPVGGLRWKPPVAIDNSSSRCNNSTYHATKFGSMCFQPNLLNFSIHNGSEDCLYINVWTPELTSEEKLPVMVWIHGGYLLAMDGNTESYCPNEEVTKETNMVYVSMNYRLNAFGFMALNMLSREHERKTSGNYGFRDQILALEWVKANIAQFGGDPSKVTIFGQSSGGTSVYALLASPMAKGLFQAAWIMSGSPILNSTLEQAEKANEKFLRNTGCSNTTCLRNLKPSQVLKAVPWHEYPFWAMADLFDLPVKNIFDGPLAIVDGIVIPKVPMEAWNKKEQTINSPVIIGVTAQEVDLFPARTDVKSWNSSQYEDYVKLRLDTFGPDISKGALELYKFTNGSSAEYLLTTMTSDARLNCAMDRLAHAMVAGSGGKAVYLYVATARPSDIVPYLGFPFSPEYSFHCIDAFAFFGTMKDFYNQPLKDSDLSFQSVMRKEILSFATTGKVSTEAWKLYPKSTALLDTNVTVVDRYEEERCNFWRINGFFSYAWLN